Proteins from a single region of Crassaminicella profunda:
- a CDS encoding TlpA family protein disulfide reductase, protein MLKKLVVTLLIGTIAFTAIGCGKTETKETEKTNATAEIEQQKATEENISEPFKLDDLGISFVMPKKWDDNENMDGLVLAATPGELFYGGLQIFFVPNEALNQIKDITKDGKQPTEKEMQAFFDAEKPLIHFNIYKKELIGKKSIESLSNLKNNILLGEQEGLVYYLSYPNKEEMKSLSPESKKIYDSLYEEIGKLKASVKLFKPIFKEDALKSHKTFPTFKTKDINGKDISSTIFKESKLTMINIWGTFCSPCINEMPDLQELYEEVKKENINVIGIIGDAKGNEKIAKDIIAKTKVTYLNILPNPVIQNEFLKDVSAYPTSIFVDGKGNIVGKPIIGAKSKDDYKKAIMETLKDLSK, encoded by the coding sequence ATGTTAAAAAAACTAGTAGTTACTTTACTAATTGGTACAATAGCTTTCACTGCTATAGGCTGTGGAAAAACAGAAACAAAAGAAACTGAAAAAACAAACGCCACAGCAGAAATAGAACAACAAAAGGCCACAGAAGAAAATATTTCTGAACCTTTTAAATTAGATGATCTTGGTATTAGCTTCGTTATGCCGAAAAAATGGGACGACAATGAAAATATGGATGGTTTAGTTTTAGCCGCAACACCAGGAGAGCTTTTTTATGGTGGACTACAAATCTTCTTTGTTCCAAATGAAGCACTAAATCAAATAAAAGATATCACAAAGGATGGTAAACAACCTACAGAAAAAGAAATGCAAGCATTCTTTGATGCAGAAAAGCCTTTAATCCATTTTAATATCTATAAAAAAGAATTAATTGGAAAAAAATCCATCGAATCCTTATCTAATCTTAAAAATAATATTCTTTTAGGAGAGCAGGAAGGACTTGTATATTATCTATCTTATCCAAATAAAGAAGAGATGAAAAGTCTATCTCCTGAATCAAAAAAAATATATGATTCATTATATGAAGAAATCGGAAAGTTAAAAGCAAGTGTAAAACTATTCAAACCTATATTCAAAGAAGATGCTCTTAAATCTCATAAAACCTTTCCAACCTTTAAAACAAAAGATATCAACGGAAAGGATATCAGCAGTACTATTTTTAAAGAAAGTAAGCTAACCATGATTAACATATGGGGAACCTTCTGCAGTCCTTGTATTAATGAAATGCCTGATTTACAAGAACTTTATGAAGAAGTAAAGAAAGAAAATATCAACGTCATAGGTATCATTGGAGATGCAAAAGGGAATGAAAAAATAGCAAAAGATATTATTGCTAAAACAAAGGTTACTTACTTAAATATCCTGCCAAACCCAGTTATTCAAAATGAATTTTTAAAAGATGTATCTGCTTACCCAACAAGTATTTTTGTTGATGGAAAAGGTAATATAGTAGGGAAACCAATCATCGGAGCAAAAAGCAAAGATGACTATAAAAAAGCCATCATGGAAACTTTAAAAGATTTGTCAAAATAA
- a CDS encoding peroxiredoxin family protein, with amino-acid sequence MPALQAIYTEMQEKGINVLGIVADGMGNDVGALQILKKTNVTFTNIIPDEQFMNDFVNKTNVVPVSLLVNSKGEIVGELIVGSQPKEEFEKIIEQALKNIK; translated from the coding sequence ATGCCTGCGTTGCAGGCAATATATACAGAAATGCAGGAAAAAGGGATCAATGTGTTAGGAATTGTTGCTGATGGCATGGGTAATGATGTAGGTGCCTTGCAAATTTTGAAAAAAACAAATGTTACATTTACAAATATTATTCCCGATGAACAATTCATGAATGATTTTGTAAATAAAACAAATGTTGTTCCTGTATCTCTTCTTGTAAATAGCAAAGGTGAAATCGTAGGAGAATTAATAGTAGGTTCTCAACCAAAGGAAGAATTTGAAAAAATTATTGAACAAGCTTTGAAAAACATAAAATAA
- a CDS encoding ABC transporter permease — translation MTLFSITTKNIKRNFYHYFIYFASIVFNVMIYYTFVSMRYNNQVARFVEGDEKILVLFNFASIVIAIFSLIFISYSTSFFMKKRKKEMALYSLLGVKKKQIGSMLFYENLVMGILALFIGTILGSILCKFFIMILAKFMGIFGAVDFSINLKALFSTILVFGLLFFVTSIHGYRIIYKYKLVELFKAEKIGEKEPKTSMFLSILSIIILIAGYGIGLRTEASSASFLMNIPITLVASIVGTFIFFYFFLILAVKGSKNNKRKYYKGINMISTSNLLYRVKSNALTFSIIAILSASTLTAIGTCYSFYYDFNNMFDTMYPFSYSYITNDKSIDEKVEKIISKYPENKILNTAQVEFIEINGKFINKNNTLKDQKSKTIYLVSKSKYNKLAQIKGLDIEASLKNEREIILLDHPRTKSQIAKAKKMIGQTIEISLNNEKEQLKIKEYFKYPTMNDRYGQTTFVVDDTIYEKYYIKNHIIREKGYIIDNKNNSHALTKELIRSLPNEVDLMAYYADTQGILKFMGMILFVGIFLGLVFLIATGSIIYFKQLTEAHENRQKYTILKKIGVHKKEIKRSIAKQVLMIFLAPLAIGISHSIVALLILGRLFNTTLWIPTLLTILPYTMIYFVYYILTVNSYNKIANL, via the coding sequence ATGACCTTATTTAGTATAACAACAAAGAATATCAAGAGAAACTTTTATCATTATTTTATCTATTTTGCATCTATTGTATTTAATGTAATGATTTATTACACATTTGTCTCTATGCGCTATAATAATCAGGTAGCACGCTTTGTTGAAGGGGATGAAAAAATTCTCGTTTTATTTAATTTTGCATCTATTGTCATTGCCATATTTTCATTAATCTTCATTTCTTATTCCACAAGCTTTTTCATGAAAAAAAGGAAAAAGGAAATGGCTCTTTATTCTTTATTAGGGGTGAAGAAAAAACAAATTGGCAGTATGCTTTTTTATGAAAATTTGGTAATGGGTATATTGGCTCTATTTATCGGTACGATCCTTGGAAGTATTCTTTGTAAATTTTTTATTATGATTTTAGCAAAATTCATGGGTATTTTCGGAGCAGTTGATTTTTCAATCAATTTAAAAGCCCTTTTTAGTACCATCCTTGTTTTTGGCCTATTGTTTTTTGTTACTTCTATTCATGGATATAGAATCATTTATAAGTACAAGCTCGTTGAGCTTTTTAAAGCTGAAAAGATTGGAGAAAAAGAACCAAAAACGTCTATGTTCTTAAGTATATTATCTATCATTATTTTAATAGCTGGTTATGGGATAGGTCTCAGGACAGAGGCCAGTTCTGCATCCTTTTTAATGAATATTCCTATTACCTTAGTAGCATCTATTGTTGGTACATTTATTTTCTTTTATTTCTTTTTAATTTTAGCTGTAAAAGGTTCAAAAAATAATAAAAGGAAATATTATAAAGGAATAAATATGATTAGTACTTCTAACCTTTTGTATCGTGTAAAATCTAATGCACTTACCTTCTCTATTATAGCTATTTTAAGTGCTTCTACTTTAACAGCTATAGGTACTTGCTATAGTTTTTACTATGACTTTAATAACATGTTTGATACCATGTATCCTTTTAGCTATTCTTATATAACAAATGATAAAAGTATAGATGAAAAAGTTGAAAAAATCATCTCAAAATATCCTGAAAACAAAATATTAAATACTGCTCAGGTTGAATTCATTGAAATAAATGGTAAATTCATCAATAAAAATAATACATTAAAAGATCAAAAATCTAAAACAATCTATCTTGTATCTAAAAGTAAATACAATAAACTGGCTCAAATAAAAGGTTTAGATATTGAAGCATCTTTAAAAAATGAAAGAGAGATCATTCTATTAGATCATCCTCGAACAAAATCACAAATAGCTAAAGCAAAAAAAATGATCGGTCAAACAATAGAGATATCTTTAAATAATGAAAAAGAACAACTAAAAATCAAAGAATATTTCAAATATCCTACAATGAATGATCGGTATGGTCAAACAACCTTTGTTGTAGATGATACCATTTATGAAAAATATTATATAAAGAATCATATCATTCGAGAAAAAGGATATATAATTGATAACAAAAATAATAGTCATGCATTAACAAAAGAATTGATTCGGTCCCTTCCCAATGAAGTAGATCTCATGGCTTATTATGCAGATACACAAGGAATATTAAAATTTATGGGGATGATTCTATTTGTGGGTATTTTCTTAGGTTTAGTCTTTTTAATTGCTACCGGTAGTATTATTTATTTTAAGCAATTAACTGAAGCACATGAAAACCGCCAAAAATATACCATCTTAAAGAAAATAGGCGTTCACAAAAAAGAAATAAAGCGTTCCATCGCAAAACAAGTATTAATGATCTTTTTAGCACCCTTAGCAATAGGTATAAGCCATAGCATAGTCGCTCTACTGATTTTAGGAAGATTATTTAATACAACTTTATGGATTCCAACTTTACTGACTATTCTTCCATATACTATGATCTATTTTGTATATTATATACTCACCGTAAATTCTTATAATAAAATTGCAAACCTATAG
- a CDS encoding ABC transporter ATP-binding protein, with protein sequence MKNVLTAKNVKKVYGSRGNIYPALDDISLDIKEGEFVGIMGPSGAGKTTLLNVISTIDSPTGGSIHIDGDDIVKMNEDKLSSFRRDKLGFIFQDFNLLDTLTVKENIVLPLALSKVSVKEIEKKVNTVSNILGITDLLNKYPYEISGGQKQRTAAARAIIHNPKLILADEPTGALDSKSSSELLQCLSDLNENNQATIMMVTHDAFAASYCKRILFIKDGRLFTELVRGGSRKEFFQKILDVLKTLGGDTNDLI encoded by the coding sequence ATGAAAAATGTATTAACGGCTAAAAATGTAAAAAAAGTATACGGTTCAAGAGGAAACATTTATCCTGCACTAGATGATATATCTCTAGACATCAAAGAAGGGGAATTTGTAGGAATTATGGGGCCTTCTGGAGCAGGAAAAACCACCCTTTTAAATGTAATTTCTACCATCGATAGCCCTACAGGAGGAAGCATTCATATTGATGGAGATGATATTGTGAAAATGAATGAAGATAAATTATCTTCCTTTAGAAGAGACAAATTAGGATTTATTTTCCAAGATTTTAATCTTTTGGACACTTTAACGGTTAAAGAAAATATTGTACTTCCCTTAGCCCTTTCAAAAGTTTCCGTTAAAGAAATAGAAAAAAAGGTAAATACCGTATCAAATATTTTAGGCATTACAGATTTATTGAACAAATATCCTTATGAAATATCTGGCGGGCAAAAACAAAGAACAGCAGCAGCAAGAGCTATCATCCATAACCCAAAGCTAATACTTGCAGATGAACCTACAGGAGCATTAGATTCTAAATCATCATCAGAACTCCTTCAATGCTTGAGTGATTTAAATGAAAATAATCAAGCAACCATTATGATGGTCACCCATGATGCCTTTGCAGCAAGTTACTGCAAAAGAATTCTTTTTATTAAAGATGGACGACTCTTTACAGAGCTTGTAAGAGGTGGCTCTCGCAAAGAATTCTTCCAAAAGATTCTTGATGTATTAAAAACCCTTGGAGGAGATACCAATGACCTTATTTAG
- a CDS encoding ABC transporter permease, with protein MTLWKISIKNIKRNFYNYFLYFASMVFSIMIYFTFTSIQYNEQVLRKSADSFKLDNVMSGSAIIVAIFAAIFIGYSNSFFTRKRKKEMALYSLMGVKKRQIGKMLFYENMIMGTFALFIGIALGSLLSKVFAMILLKLMGYATDISFLLSTKAIFNTICIFFILFIITSIHGYWIIYRFQLIDLFKSEKRREKEPKSSIILSFLSILLIGIGYWFSFKILDFDLKIDIFIKMLLTLAFTIIGTYLLFSSFLLFVIKLSRKDKKRYYKSINMIGTSQLLYRIKSNGKTLATIAILSATTLSAIGATYSLYYNNENNASLSAPFDYAYVYQDETLENAVEKTLLEYPENPLLDKISIQATRFDGEVLHSKYIPPALFAYNYDKKKSEHKVAILSESTFNEIAKIHGIKEKLKLDNLNQVVVIDDYYALFSDKFKLEGKNMEISLNGQKKQLTINQILQHSFINKNLLNGLPVIVKDSLYEKLAALGESHRVQGLIIDNKKDSADLTKALEKIIPKSARFSSFYAVYKQLLEIDGLFIFIGAFLGLVFLFATGSIIYFKQLTEAHNEKERYKILKRIGVEKKEIKASIAKQMLFVFLVPLVVGIVHSFMALKNLGTLGRFEGVNLLIPFSLSTGLYALIYFVFYIFTVNSYYKVIHSEK; from the coding sequence ATGACACTTTGGAAAATATCCATAAAAAACATCAAAAGAAATTTTTACAATTATTTTTTATACTTTGCTTCTATGGTATTCAGTATTATGATTTACTTTACTTTTACATCCATTCAATACAACGAACAAGTCCTCCGTAAATCTGCAGATTCCTTTAAACTCGATAATGTCATGAGTGGTTCTGCCATTATCGTTGCTATTTTTGCAGCTATTTTTATTGGGTATTCCAATTCATTCTTTACAAGAAAAAGAAAAAAAGAAATGGCACTCTATTCCTTAATGGGTGTAAAAAAAAGACAAATTGGAAAAATGCTCTTTTATGAAAATATGATCATGGGTACTTTTGCTCTTTTCATAGGAATAGCTCTTGGTAGTTTACTATCAAAAGTATTTGCAATGATTTTATTAAAACTTATGGGCTATGCTACAGATATAAGCTTTCTTCTTTCTACAAAAGCCATTTTTAATACCATTTGTATATTCTTTATCCTTTTTATCATTACATCTATTCATGGTTATTGGATCATCTATCGTTTTCAATTAATTGATCTTTTCAAATCAGAAAAGAGAAGAGAAAAAGAGCCAAAATCGTCGATCATTCTTTCTTTCCTTTCAATCCTATTGATAGGAATTGGTTATTGGTTTTCTTTTAAGATCCTTGATTTTGATTTGAAAATTGATATTTTTATAAAAATGCTCTTAACTTTAGCATTTACTATCATAGGAACATATCTTTTATTTTCTTCGTTTCTATTATTTGTTATCAAATTATCTAGAAAAGATAAAAAAAGATATTATAAAAGCATTAACATGATTGGCACTTCTCAGCTACTTTATCGTATTAAAAGTAACGGAAAAACCCTTGCTACCATTGCCATCCTTAGTGCTACCACACTAAGTGCCATTGGAGCAACTTATTCCCTTTATTACAATAACGAAAATAATGCATCCTTATCTGCACCTTTTGATTATGCTTATGTTTATCAAGATGAAACTTTAGAGAACGCAGTGGAAAAAACTCTTTTAGAATATCCTGAAAATCCATTACTGGATAAAATATCTATCCAAGCAACCCGTTTTGATGGGGAGGTTCTTCATTCTAAATATATTCCTCCTGCCCTCTTTGCTTATAATTATGATAAAAAAAAGAGTGAACACAAAGTTGCAATTCTTTCAGAAAGCACTTTTAATGAAATTGCTAAAATACACGGCATCAAAGAAAAACTCAAGCTAGATAACTTAAACCAAGTAGTAGTTATAGATGATTATTATGCTCTGTTTTCTGATAAATTTAAACTTGAAGGGAAAAACATGGAAATATCATTGAATGGTCAAAAAAAGCAACTTACCATCAACCAAATTTTACAACATTCTTTCATCAATAAAAATCTTTTAAATGGGCTCCCTGTTATTGTAAAGGATTCCCTATATGAAAAATTGGCTGCGCTTGGAGAATCTCATCGTGTCCAAGGACTGATCATTGACAATAAAAAAGATAGTGCTGATTTAACAAAAGCATTAGAAAAAATCATTCCTAAATCTGCTCGGTTTAGTTCTTTCTACGCTGTTTACAAACAGCTATTAGAAATAGATGGATTATTCATCTTCATTGGTGCCTTTTTAGGATTAGTATTTTTATTTGCTACAGGAAGTATTATTTATTTTAAACAATTAACAGAAGCACATAATGAGAAAGAACGGTATAAAATTTTAAAAAGGATTGGTGTAGAGAAGAAAGAAATTAAAGCATCTATTGCTAAACAGATGTTATTTGTATTTCTTGTACCATTAGTAGTCGGTATTGTTCATAGCTTTATGGCCTTGAAGAATCTAGGTACCCTAGGTCGATTTGAAGGTGTCAATTTATTGATTCCATTTTCATTAAGTACAGGTCTTTATGCGCTTATTTATTTTGTATTTTATATATTCACTGTGAATTCTTATTATAAAGTTATCCATTCAGAAAAATAA
- a CDS encoding transglycosylase SLT domain-containing protein, protein MKKFIILFVVIAILISGFLFLGRAAYPLKYQSEIKKYSAEYNVDPALVAAIIRNQSGFKALGYKKGEKSGVMEIRDFAAKKWAKEMGMENFEGKMLADPSINIQLGTWYLGKLTKQNDNIDTIIEGWCNRHASGGIKLDKDEIDRYMENCKDARNIYNILYGISLK, encoded by the coding sequence ATGAAAAAATTTATTATATTGTTTGTAGTTATTGCTATTCTAATATCTGGTTTTTTATTCTTAGGACGAGCAGCCTATCCCCTAAAATACCAAAGTGAAATAAAAAAATATTCAGCTGAATATAATGTTGATCCTGCTTTAGTTGCAGCCATCATAAGAAACCAAAGTGGGTTTAAAGCCCTAGGTTATAAAAAAGGAGAAAAATCCGGGGTAATGGAAATAAGAGATTTTGCTGCAAAAAAATGGGCAAAAGAAATGGGTATGGAAAATTTTGAAGGTAAAATGCTAGCAGATCCTTCCATTAATATCCAACTAGGTACTTGGTATTTAGGAAAGTTAACAAAACAAAATGATAATATAGATACGATCATCGAAGGCTGGTGCAATCGTCATGCATCTGGTGGTATAAAACTAGATAAAGATGAAATAGATCGTTATATGGAAAACTGCAAAGATGCAAGAAATATATATAATATCCTTTATGGAATTAGTCTAAAATAA
- a CDS encoding sensor histidine kinase, with protein sequence MKLKEYLLDKRHFFLFYFILMTFISAVIYLDHTVKVSISNILYIHFVSFVFLCIYIIVGYLFYKRYYENISEIIEKQDTNVLSALPTPINNEQRLYHNLLYKAYLEEEEKIKALQEEKRDNLEFITSWVHEVKTPIATSRLIIENSREPYDEVLNSLEEEVDKIEAHVERALYYSRIDAFSKDYFIHEIQLEKVIKDIIKKNAKTFISKGISFKMDNMDATVTTDKKWLSFIIDQILSNSLKYTDKEGSIKIYTQKDKKEKRLIIEDNGIGIKNEDLSRVFNKGFTGHIGRENYQSTGMGLYLAKKLSKKLGHDLTITSEFGKYTKVTIHFPKLIDYFNVSKL encoded by the coding sequence ATGAAGTTAAAAGAATATCTCCTAGATAAAAGACATTTCTTTTTGTTTTATTTTATTCTAATGACTTTTATCTCTGCTGTCATCTATTTAGATCATACAGTAAAGGTAAGCATCAGCAATATCCTTTATATTCATTTCGTTTCTTTTGTCTTTCTTTGTATTTACATTATTGTTGGCTACTTATTCTATAAAAGATATTATGAAAATATTTCTGAAATCATTGAAAAACAAGATACGAATGTACTTAGTGCTCTACCTACGCCGATTAATAATGAGCAACGCTTGTATCACAATCTTCTATATAAAGCCTATCTTGAAGAGGAAGAAAAAATCAAAGCATTGCAAGAAGAAAAAAGGGATAATCTCGAATTCATTACCTCATGGGTCCACGAAGTGAAAACACCTATTGCTACAAGTAGACTTATTATTGAAAATAGTAGGGAACCTTATGATGAAGTATTAAACAGCTTAGAAGAAGAAGTAGATAAAATAGAAGCTCATGTAGAAAGAGCTCTTTATTATTCAAGAATAGATGCTTTTTCAAAGGATTATTTTATTCATGAGATCCAATTAGAAAAAGTTATAAAAGATATTATAAAAAAGAATGCAAAAACATTCATCAGCAAAGGAATAAGCTTTAAAATGGACAATATGGATGCAACTGTAACCACCGATAAAAAATGGCTTTCCTTTATCATTGATCAAATTTTATCTAATTCATTGAAATATACAGACAAAGAAGGCTCCATAAAAATATATACACAAAAAGATAAAAAAGAAAAACGTCTCATCATTGAAGATAATGGTATTGGCATTAAAAATGAAGATCTTTCAAGGGTCTTTAATAAAGGCTTTACAGGTCATATAGGTCGTGAAAACTATCAATCTACAGGAATGGGGCTTTATTTAGCAAAGAAACTTTCTAAAAAATTAGGACATGATCTTACAATTACATCTGAGTTTGGAAAATATACAAAAGTAACTATTCATTTTCCAAAGCTCATTGATTATTTTAATGTATCAAAGCTGTAA
- the murI gene encoding glutamate racemase, whose protein sequence is MKTLPIGVFDSGMGGISVLSEMRKLMPQEDYIYYGDSKNIPYGKKTKETLQELCFQIGDYFIDRGVKAIVIACNTATSAAVNEFRKRYDIPIIGIEPALKPAVESYEKGKIVVLATEVTLREEKFSNLMNQYTNQAEIIKLPAPKLVTLVEQGIINGKEAEDAIGELFENLNIKEVDSIVLGCTHYPFLKEPLKKVLGEKITLIDGGLGTAQHLKDILYERGWLRNSSEKGCIEIINSSNDQRMIELSHKLLDVYR, encoded by the coding sequence GTGAAAACTTTACCTATTGGTGTATTTGATTCAGGAATGGGTGGAATTAGTGTATTAAGTGAAATGAGAAAATTAATGCCTCAAGAGGATTATATATATTATGGAGATTCAAAAAATATTCCATATGGAAAGAAAACGAAAGAAACATTACAAGAGCTTTGCTTTCAAATAGGGGATTATTTTATAGATAGAGGTGTTAAAGCAATTGTCATTGCCTGTAATACAGCTACTAGTGCTGCGGTAAATGAGTTTAGAAAAAGATATGATATTCCTATAATTGGAATAGAGCCAGCTCTAAAACCAGCTGTTGAGAGTTATGAAAAGGGTAAGATCGTTGTTTTAGCTACGGAGGTTACCTTAAGAGAAGAGAAATTTAGCAATTTAATGAATCAATATACAAATCAAGCAGAGATTATCAAACTGCCTGCACCAAAGCTTGTAACTCTTGTAGAGCAGGGAATCATCAATGGAAAGGAAGCAGAGGATGCTATAGGAGAGCTTTTTGAAAATTTAAATATAAAAGAAGTTGATTCTATTGTATTAGGGTGTACCCATTATCCTTTTTTAAAGGAACCATTAAAAAAGGTATTAGGAGAGAAAATTACACTTATTGATGGAGGTCTTGGAACGGCACAGCATCTTAAAGATATTCTTTATGAAAGAGGATGGTTAAGGAATAGTAGTGAAAAGGGATGTATTGAGATTATTAATTCATCTAATGATCAAAGGATGATAGAACTTTCTCATAAGCTATTAGATGTGTATAGGTAA
- a CDS encoding HD domain-containing phosphohydrolase — protein sequence MKTKTKIIISIILIITLGVVGVIIQINHSMEDSENTILDAYANARISVIDHYFKKSSQELKNRVFDNAYWDDAVYNLENENKEWLKENITQYLYEQPTFCIDIVFLQKNDGNYVEVYGEGVEGYDFTATNTYKKAFQEKKIHQEYLNVYGRTYEIVAAPIITDDKQTNGILLLGRVMDEKFLEDLSQFIMFDLVKEVQIVNSYSGTNTVKYDGDLMELYYPIKDIENNKIAWIKIVYNIAIFDKIKLKIEKEIIVDIILVAVGVVGIMIVISNRFMNIIEEIIKQINSIAQGNYKERLEEKGSHEMIRLAKSINTLSEEIERRIKEQENNYLESVKTLVMSLEVKDAYTKGHSERVSFYAYHLGEAVGYKNIDTLVNAALVHDIGKIAIPEVILNKPGKLTKEEYEIMKTHPDQGYKILDASHMFKDIKYIIKYHHERYDGKGYPDGLQGEQIPYGARILAVADVFDALTSNRAYREAMSVGEAMEIIKKDTGTHFDPLLVEAFKEIIYELYRKVNL from the coding sequence ATGAAAACAAAAACAAAGATTATTATTTCAATTATTTTGATCATAACATTGGGAGTAGTAGGTGTAATTATTCAAATAAACCATAGTATGGAAGACTCAGAAAATACAATTCTTGATGCTTATGCTAATGCTAGAATAAGTGTGATCGACCATTATTTTAAAAAATCTTCTCAAGAATTGAAAAATCGGGTATTCGACAATGCTTATTGGGATGATGCTGTGTATAATTTAGAAAATGAGAATAAAGAGTGGTTGAAAGAAAACATTACACAGTATTTATATGAACAGCCTACCTTTTGTATAGATATTGTATTTTTACAAAAAAATGATGGGAATTATGTGGAAGTGTATGGTGAAGGTGTGGAGGGTTATGATTTTACAGCTACCAATACATATAAAAAAGCCTTTCAAGAGAAAAAGATTCATCAAGAGTATTTAAATGTTTATGGAAGAACATATGAAATCGTCGCTGCACCTATTATTACGGATGATAAACAGACAAATGGCATATTGCTTTTAGGAAGAGTTATGGATGAAAAATTTTTAGAGGATTTATCTCAATTTATTATGTTTGATCTTGTAAAAGAAGTTCAAATAGTAAATAGTTATAGTGGAACAAATACGGTTAAGTATGATGGGGATTTAATGGAGTTGTATTATCCTATAAAGGATATAGAAAATAACAAAATCGCTTGGATTAAAATAGTTTATAATATAGCTATTTTTGATAAAATAAAGCTAAAAATAGAGAAGGAAATTATAGTAGATATTATACTTGTTGCAGTTGGTGTTGTAGGTATTATGATTGTAATTAGTAATAGGTTTATGAATATTATAGAAGAAATTATCAAACAAATTAATTCTATTGCACAAGGAAATTATAAAGAACGTTTAGAAGAAAAGGGCTCTCATGAAATGATAAGGCTTGCAAAAAGTATAAACACACTCTCTGAAGAAATAGAAAGAAGAATCAAAGAACAAGAGAACAATTATTTAGAATCTGTAAAAACTTTAGTCATGTCATTAGAAGTAAAGGATGCCTATACAAAAGGACATTCAGAAAGAGTTTCTTTTTACGCATATCATTTAGGAGAGGCTGTAGGATATAAAAATATAGACACTTTAGTAAATGCTGCATTAGTTCATGATATTGGGAAAATTGCCATACCTGAAGTTATATTGAATAAGCCAGGAAAACTTACAAAAGAAGAATATGAAATTATGAAAACTCATCCTGATCAGGGATACAAAATATTAGATGCTTCACATATGTTTAAAGATATTAAATATATTATAAAATATCATCATGAGCGATATGATGGAAAAGGGTACCCAGATGGTTTACAAGGAGAACAGATTCCATATGGAGCAAGAATTTTAGCGGTAGCAGACGTGTTTGATGCTTTGACTAGTAATAGAGCATATAGAGAGGCAATGTCTGTAGGTGAAGCTATGGAAATTATAAAAAAGGATACAGGTACGCACTTTGATCCACTTTTAGTAGAGGCCTTTAAAGAAATTATTTATGAGTTATATAGAAAAGTTAATTTATAA
- a CDS encoding DUF1893 domain-containing protein — translation MKDIKLAKEVLEKESFTLVIVKEGKVIFSSEDKGIKPMYTAVVSMKEKLKGASVADRVIGRAAAMLCVYGNIKELHTKIISESAVSVLENTNILFEYEKKSTYIKNRDKTDMCPVEKLSQDIDHPIYLIERIQSFLESIKKK, via the coding sequence ATGAAGGATATTAAATTAGCTAAGGAAGTTTTAGAAAAAGAATCATTCACTTTAGTGATTGTTAAAGAAGGAAAAGTAATATTTTCTAGTGAAGATAAAGGCATTAAACCTATGTATACGGCTGTAGTTAGTATGAAAGAAAAACTTAAGGGTGCCAGTGTAGCTGACCGAGTAATCGGAAGAGCTGCTGCCATGCTATGTGTCTATGGGAATATTAAAGAGTTGCATACAAAGATTATTTCAGAGAGTGCTGTGAGCGTATTAGAAAATACCAATATCTTATTTGAGTATGAAAAAAAATCTACATATATAAAAAATAGGGACAAGACAGATATGTGTCCAGTAGAAAAACTATCACAAGATATAGATCATCCTATATATTTGATAGAAAGAATACAAAGCTTTTTAGAAAGTATAAAAAAGAAATAA